The genomic segment TTAGTGGCGTACAGCTGGGAGGACTGGGTGGGCAACCGGCTGGGCAAATCGGTATAGCCGATAATTCGCACGCCGTTATCGGTCACCGTCACCTGGTCCGCCACGGTCAGCTCACAGTTGCCGCCGGTTTGCGCCGCCAGATCGACAATAACGCTGCCCGGGTTCATGCTGGCGACCATCTCTTTGGTGATAAGACGGGGGGCCGGCTTGCCCGGAATCAATGCGGTGGTGACGATAATATCGACATCTTGCGCCTGCGCGGCGAACAGCGCCATTTCGGCTTTGATAAAGGCGTCAGACATTACCTTGGCGTAACCATCGGAACCGCCCGCATCCTCTTTAAACTCCAGCTCGAGGAACTCTGCGCCCATACTTTGCACCTGTTCTTTCACCTCGGGACGAGTATCGAAAGCGCGAACCACGGCGCCGAGGCTGCCGGCGGTGCCGATGGCGGCCAGCCCTGCGACGCCGGCGCCGATCACCATCACTTTCGCCGGCGGCACTTTACCCGCCGCGGTAATCTGGCCGGTAAAGAAGCGGCCGAATTCATGGGCGGCCTCAACGATGGCGCGGTAGCCGGCAATATTGGCCATCGAGCTCAGGGCATCTAGCGACTGCGCACGCGAAATACGCGGCACAGCGTCCATCGCCATGACGGTGACGTTTTTGGCGCGCAGGGCCGTCAGCAGGTCGGCATTTTGCACCGGCCAAATAAAACTTATCAACGTCGTGCCGCTTTTCAGCAGGGCAATTTCATCCTCAGTCGGCGCATTGACTTTAAGAATGATATCGGACTGCCAAACTTCAGAGGTATTTGTCAACGTCGCACCCGCCGCAACAAACGCGGCATCCTCGAAACTCGCCAATGTACCGGCGCCGTTTTCCACCGCGACACTAAAACCCAGCTTAAGCAATTGCTCGACGGTTTTAGGCGTGGCGGCGACCCGGGCTTCGTTGGCAACGCGTTCTTTTGGTACACTAATACGCATAGCTTTCCCTTATTATTCAGTTCTTTTGTAAATGACAGGTTGCCGGGGCCGGAACGCGCGGCATCACGGGCCGCCGCCCGGGAAATCCAGCAGGCGTCAACTACTAACCTACTTAAATTAAGATAAGTGGTCTATGTTTTGTGCCGGTTAATTACGTTTTGGGATAAAAATCCCGCCGCATTCAGGTCGTTAAACGCTTTGTTGAATAAATCCGAAATTTGTGACGACTTCCTCCCTATCAGGGCGATTGTTACATGATGCGGACGCTGTTTGGCATTCCTAACAGCGTGATCCGGTTAAGCGCTTTGACCATTGCCATAGCCTCACCTACCTGCGCGTCATAGTCATGCAGACTCAGATGACCACCCAGAAGTGTTTTAAACCGGAACATGGCCGTTTCAGCCAGTGAACGCCGGTGATAACCTACTTTCTTTTTCCAGGTATCGTTATTGCCGCTCAGATGCTGATTTGCCACCGCATGGTTACGCTCATGGTATCGAGCTGGCCAATATTGCGCACCACTTCGCGGTGGGATAAGCGGCTTTATTTTTTTCCTCAGCAGAGCATCATGACAGTAATGCGTATCGTAAGCACTGTCAGCCGACGCTTCCCTGATTTTCCGGTGGGTTTGGTTAATCAGCCCGGGCAGCGCCTGCGCATCTATCGTACCGCTTAGCGATAAATCGGCACAGATAATTTCATGTGTCGCGCTATCTACTGCCAGATGAAGCTTGCGCCATACTCTGCGCCTCTCAGCCCCATGCTGCCTGACTTTCCATTCGCCTTCGCCGAAGATTCTCAGGCCGGTGCCATCGATGACCAGGTGTGAGATTTCGCCGCGGGTTGGCGTTTTTATGCTGATGTCAACGATTTTTGCTCGCCGGCTGACCAGAGAGTAATCTGGGCAGCGCAGCGACAGCCCCATCAGTTTAAAAATCGCGTCAACGAAACCCTGTAACGCCCGGAGCGAAAGATTAAACACGCGCTTTATCATCAGAACCGTGGTAATGGCCATATCGGTGTAGTGAAGCGGCCGGCCACGATGTTCAGGTGGTGTACTCTCAGTCCATGCAGCAATGGCTGACTCATCAAGCCATACTGTCAGGTCCTCCCGCTGCCTGAACGCATTGTTGTATGCGGGCCAGTTGGTGATTTTAAACTTTTGCTTTGCCATGGGGACCTGATGTTGAAACGAATGTAGTGATCATAGCCGCCAGTCACCTAAAAGTTCGATTTATTCAACAAAGCCGTCGTTAAAAGCAAATGTTGTCAATCGTCACATGAAATGCTGAGACAGTTGCCATTATTACATGCCATAATCGGCGCCTAATCTGTTATACATCAACAGTTCAGCACATTTTGCGTGTATGAAGCTGAAGAAGACACTATTGATATCGGCGTTAATGACTTTACTGACCTTTAGCGCGCAAGCGGCGCAGGAGCTTTCGCCGGAAAAGGCCGCCAGTTTGCAGCCTTTTGAACGTATTAATATCACCGGTCGGTTTAACGCCATTAACGATGCCGCCGCCGCGGTTTCGCGCCGCGCGGACCAGGTTGGCGCCGCGGCGTTTTACGTGGTCAATATCAATGACGCCACCAACAGCGGCAACTGGCGCGTCACCGCCGATCTGTATCGTCAAGATGCGCCCCCCGCCTCCACCGAGACGCAGTACCGAGTATTCAATGGCGTCAAGGAGCTACCGCGCACCGAGGCCAATTTACTGGAGCCTTATGATACCATATCGGTTAACGGTTTTTATCGCAACCAGCCGGAAATCAATGACGCCATTTCCAAAGCGGCTAAAGCCAAAGGCGCCAACTCCTACTATATTGTGCGCCAGATAAACGCCAATCAGGGCGGAAACCAGTTTGCCACCGCCTTTATTTATCGAGCGGATGCGCCGAAGCGCGTAGTGCAGAGCCCGGACAAGATCCCGGCCAACTCCGAAGCCGGTAAAACGGCGCTGGCCGCCGGGGGTGCCGCGGCCGCCAATGTGGAAATTCCGGGCGTCGCTTCGTTAGAGTCCCCCAGCAGTAAAGTTGGCCGCTTCTTTGAGACGCAATCCACCCGCGGCACGCTTTACACCGTCACCTTACCCGACGGTACCAAGATTCAAGAAGTTAACAACATCACCGCGGCACAAATGGTCCCGTTTGACTCCATCAGCTTTACCGGCCATTTCAATAGCTCAACCGATATTTCAACCGAAACCGCGCGACGTGCGGCGAAGAAAGGCGCCAAGTTTTATCACATTACGCGCCAGTGGCAGCAGAACCAGAGCGGCAGTAACCTGACCATCAGCGCCGACCTGTTTAAATAAGGGCGCGCGTAGCCTGAGTGCCTGCCGTGTAGAGGTAATTTCACCGTAGATGTGCCGCGCGCGCCAGGCGCCGGGGGTTATTGTCGCCCTAGCCCCTGGCACCCGAAGACAGGCGGCGCAGACGTTAGTCAGATCAAGGCGCGCGTTTCAGGCCGAGGTGGCGGCGTTAGGGATAGGCAGACGTATAAGCAGCCGCTCATCTTGTTGGGTGAGTTGCAGCGGTGAGCCAACTTCCTGGCGGATCTGCGCCAGTTGCTCCCCTTCGAGAGCGTAAGGCAATTGAATATCAAAGCGGGTCAGCCCCTGCTGGCCGGCAAGCGTGATTAGCCGGATAATATTCGTTTCATCATTCACCTGGGTTGAAAGAACCTGCAACGCCAACGCTTTCAGCTTCTCCTGATCGGTCTGGCTACTCGCCGCGGCCTTGCGCGTGACCATGCCGAAAATGGGAATAACGCCGTATATCGCGTCGATGAAGCTCCAGCGTTTCTTACAGCTCGCGGAGAGATAATCCGTGTAATCGAAGCAAAAGGCTTCACCCTGCTCGGCATTTGCAAACTGAGGTTTGCTCATCTCGCCCGTTCCTCTCTAAACCGTTTGGCGCCGCTCGCCTTTCGCCCGTTTCGCACTATATCATAACGGTCGGGATAATAGGTGCTAAGCCGCATCGGCAAGTGCTAAAAGTTGACATGGTCACGCGCAATCGCCCCCTCTTTGTCAACATTTGTGGCCGGGATCTCACCTTTATTGCTGTTAACAAATCATTTATCCCGGCACGTGGCGTCGAGGCGCGAGTGGCGGTATGCTCTGGGCGGGGATGTTGGCGTTGGAAAGCGGTGAAGTCTATTGATGAACAAGATCGTATATGTAGAAGACGATAGCGAAGTCGACACTCTGATAGCCGCCAGGCTGGGTAAGCACGACTTCGAGGTGATTGTGGAGCCGCGCGGCAACCCGGCGCTGGAGGTTATCGAGGCGCCCGCGCCCGATCTGGTGCTGCTGGATATCTTGTTGCCCGGCAAAGACGGTATGACGCTGTGCCGGGATTTACGTCCCTGCTACGCGGGCCCTATCGTCTTGTTGACCTCGCTGGACAGCGATATGAATCATGTGCTGGCGCTGGAGATGGGCGCCAACGATTATATTCTTAAAACGACGCCGCCCGCGGTGTTGCTGGCCCGAGTACGGCTGCATTTGCGCCAGAATAGCGGCGCGGCGCGCGCGCCTGCGTCCCCCGCCGCCGCGAGCACCGCCAGCGTGCTGCACTTTGGTCAACTGAGTATCGACGCCATCAATCGTCAGGTGATCCTCGACGGCCACACCGTTTTGCTCTCCACGGCGGACTTTGAACTGCTCTGGGAGCTCGCCTGCCATGCCGGGCAGATAATGGATCGCGAGGCGCTGCTGAAAAAGCTGCGCGGCGTCAGTTATGACGGCCTGGACCGCAGCATCGACGTGGCGATATCCCGTCTGCGTAAAAAGCTCGACGACAGCGCCCTTGAGCCGTTTCGTATTAAAACCATCCGCAATAAGGCTATTTGTTAGCCCCCAACGCCTGGGACCGCACCCGGCCATGAGAAAGCTCTTTATCCAGTTCTACCTGCTTTTGTTCGTTTGCTTTCTGATCATGACGCTATTGGTGGGACTGGTCTACAAAGTCACCGCCGAGCGCGCCGGCCGCAAATCCCTTGATCATTTGATGAAAAGCTCGCTTTATCTGATGAAAAGTGAACTGCGCGCCATCCCGCCGCGCGACTGGAACAAAACCATCAACCATCTTGATCTCAATTTGTCGTTCAAGTTGCATATCGAGTCGATGAAAAAATTCCGCCTACGGCCGGATTCGGACCGGCGTTTACGGCGTGGCGAAATCATCGCCTTTGATGATGAATACACCTTTATCCAGCGTATTCCGCGCAGTAATTACGTGCTGGCGGTCGGGCCGATCCCCTATTTATTCTTTCTGCACGAGATGCGCCTGCTGGATTTGGCGCTACTGGTCATGATAGGCCTGTCGCTGGCCTTTCCGGTATTCGTCTGGATGCGCCCGCACTGGCAGGACATGCTGAAGCTGGAGCTGGCCGCGCAGCGTCTCGGCCAGGGCCATCTCAATGAGCGTACCCATTTTGACAGCGCCTCCAGTCTCTATCGGCTGGGTATCGCTTTCAACCAAATGGCGGATAGCGTCAATACGCTCATCGCCAGTAAAAAACGGCTTATCGACGGCATCGCCCACGAGCTGCGAACGCCGCTGGTACGCTTGCGCTACCGGCTGGCGATGAGCGAAGGCGTGGCCCCGGATGAGCAAGAACGTCTGAATCATGACATTGCCCAGTTGGAGGGGCTTATCGATGAGCTGTTGACGTTCGCCCGGCTCGACCGGCCGCAGGTGGTGCTTAATCTGACCGCCTTTGATCTACCGCGCTGGCTCGGCGAGAAAATCGAGGATATGCGCACCCTGCATCCGGAGCACGCTATTGCGCAGGAGGTCCCCGCCGGGGGAGATTTCGGTCCCCTGGATGAACGGCTTACCGAACGAGTGCTGGATAATCTGGTAAACAACACGCTGCGCTACAGCCGTCAAAGCATCAGCATCCGTCTCGGCTAGCAGGGCGACTGGGGATATCTGCAGGTCGATGATGACGGCCCGGGGATTCCGGCGGCAGAACGCGAACGGATTTTCGAGCCCTTTGTCCGCCTGGATCCAAGCCGCGATCGCACCACCGGCGGCTGCGGCCTGGGGTTGGCCATCGTTCACTCCATCGCCCTCGCCTATGGTGGCGAGATTAGCGTCGGCGAAAGCCATCTGGGCGGCGCCCGTTTTCTGTTCCGCTGGCCGCTCAAATCGGCGGCCGCTTTCCCACACGGTTAGTCTAGCCCGCTCTGCTCTGATGCGTTGTTTTAGCGGTAGCGTCTGCCGAGGGGTAAAAATGATTCAAACCCATCGTATGTTGTAACTAATATCCGCTATGACTTTCGAGCCCACGGTAGCATGCTTCCCCTCAGCCGGCGGCCAAGGCGTGGCGGCAGCGGAAGGTGACGTCGGATATGACTGCCTAACCTCAAGGCGTGATCTCCCAGAGTCATAGTGACCCGCACGTCGTACAAACGGTTACAGAGCGATACCATTCACTTACTTACAACGCGCGCGCCTTCTCCTAAACTTCCGTCATCGGCCCCGACTCGGGGTTGTCACCGAAACCGCAATGCTGAGGATATGATAATGAAAAAAATTTTCGCACTGATTGTTGCCGCCACCATGGGATTGTCAAGCGCAGCTTTCGCCGCTGATACCACCACCGCACCGGCCGCCGGCAGCAGCAGCACCCAAACGGCGCCGGCAAAAACCATGCATCACGTCAAAAAACACAAAAAAGCCAAGAAAACCGCACCGGCACAAACTGCTCAGGCGGCTAAGAAACCCGTTAAGAAGCATAAAAAAGTTGCAGCCACCCAAACTGCCCAGGCCGCGAAGAAACACGTGAAAAAACACACCAAAGCCGCGCCGAAAGCCGCTGCCGCCACGCCTGCCGCTTAATTGAGGTAACCCCTGCCGACCGGCGGTTACTCCCCCTCACCGCCGCGCTCGGCCAGGGTCTTCGCGGGCCTGGTCCGCGGAAAATCGCTCTACCGCGACACCCGGAATTCCGGGTGTCGCTTTATTAGGGTCCGGTCTATATGCTGCGACGTTATCGCTATGAAATTATTCTGGGCGTCTTGATCCTCTGCGCGCTAATTAGTACGTCATTCTACCTCTGACTACCCGACAGACGGACAGCCTACGGCAGGCTGCCTTTAGCCGACTGAAACACAACGTTTTTTACTCTCCTTAGTGACTATTATCGGCTATAGTGAGTAAACGCCGCACGGATGAATCTCGAGATAATCATAAGGCACGTCTTTCTATGCGTATTGCGCCATTGCTGGTGTTATTGGTCACGATGATCCCTTTGTCCCGCGCCGCCGCCGCATTGAGCGACGAGCAGCGCACGCTTTTCTTCGGCCACGACCAACGTCAGGCCATTATGGATCCCACCGGTTGGCCGTGGCAGGCTATTGGCCAGGTGGAAACCGCCAGCGGCAATTTGTGTACCGCCACGCTTATCTCTGCGCATCTGGCGTTGACGGCCGGCCATTGTGTGCTGACGCCGCCGTTATGTTACGTTTTGTCGCCGACCACCAGCGCTGGCGCTATCAGACCAGCGCGATCGAAACACTGGTCTCCTCTTCGCTAGGCAAACGATTGAAACCCGCCGGGGATAGCTGGGTGGTACCACCGTCGGCGGCCGGGGAAGATTTTGCGTTAATTCGCCTGAAACAGGCTTTCACGGCATTAAAGCCGCTGCCGCTTTGGGAAGGCGATCGCGAAGAGTTAACCTTACAGTTGAAACAAGCAGAACGGCACGTTACGCAGGCCGGTTATCCCGAGGATCATCTCGATACGCTCTATCGCCATGAAAACTGTCAGATTACCGGCTGGGCGCAGCGTGCGGTGCCATCGCACCGCTGCGACACGCTGCCTGGCGACAGCGGCTCGCCGCTCATGCTCTATACCTTGACCGGCTGGCGATTGATAGCCATCCAAAGTTCGGCGCCTCTGACGAAAGACCGCTACCGGGCCGATAACCGCGCGTTGGCTATTACCGCGATTCGCGACCAACTGACGCAACTCAGCGCCGGGGAGCGGAATAAGCCGGCGCCCTAAGCGCCGGCACCTTTAACGCACGGTTTACGGCTGAATAAGATCCATGGCCTGCTAAATGCGTTTTTCCGAGACGGGGGGCGGCGTCCCCAGCTGTTGGGCAAAAAAGCTGACCCTGAGCTCTTCAATCATCCAACGAATGTCCGCCACAGCCTCCTCTTCTCGCCGGGCGGCCGGGAGTTTGGCCAACCATTGCCGCCACGCCTGCTCTGCTGCACCGCTTCCACTTTCAGCATCTGCGCACGGTCCCGATGCGGATCGATGGCCAATTTATCCAGGCGGCGTTCGATGGCGCGCAAATAGCGTAAAATGTCCGCCAGCCGCCGCTCGCGGTGACAAAGCCGCGGTACACCAGGCCGTCGAGCTGGCTTTTGATATCGGACATCGCCAGCGCCAGGCTAAGATCGACTTTCCCTTTCAGCCGCTTATTGATGGCGAACACCACGCTTAGAATTTGCTCCACCAGACTGGCGATGTCGACCACCACCGGGTTAAGATGGCCGCGCACATGCTCTTGTAGCCGCAAATAGTCCTGCTCCTGCCACACCAGCCCGCCCTGTTCCGCCATCAGTTTATCCACGCCGCAGCTGATACAATCGTCTATCAGCTCCAGCACCTTGCCGTAAGGATTGAAATAGAGCCCCAGTTTGGCTTTATTGGGCAATTTTTCATGCAGATATTTGATCGGCGAGGGAATATTGAGCAGCAGCAGGCGGCGTACGCCCTGCCACATGGCCCGCCGCTGCTGCTCTTCGGTCTCAAACAGCCTGATGGCGACGCTTTGCCGCTCGTCCACCAGCGCCGGCCAAGCCATAAGCCGATAGCCGCCCTTTTTCTGCTCAAACCGCTGCGGTAGGGAGCCGAAATGCCAACTTTGCACATTCTCCTGCTCCAGCCCTTCCTCCGCTACCGCCGCCAGGGTCTGCTGAACGCTGTCTTTAAGCTGGGCTTTCAGACTGTCCAGATCTTTGCCCTCGGCCAGGGTTTTTTGTTGCTCATCCACCACCCGGAAGGTCATTTTCACATGATCGGGCACCTGGTCCAGTTGCCAGGCCTCTCGCTCGATGGTCACGCCGCTCATGCGCCGCAGTTCGCACTCCAGGGCGTCCAGCAGCCGCGTGTCGCCGGCCGTCACACGCTCAAGGAAAGCCTCGGCATAATTCGGCGCCGGAACAAAGTTACGCCGTAACGGTTTAGGAAGCGATTTAATCAGCGCAATCACCAACTCCCGCCGTATGCCGGGAATTTGCCAGTCAAACCCCTGCGGCGAAACTTGATTCAGCAGCGGCAGCGGGATATGCACCGTGACGCCGTCGGCATCGCTGCCCGGTTCAAACTGGTAACTCAGCCGCAGTTTCAGGCTGCCCTGGCGCCAAGTATTAGGATAGTCAACCGCACTGATGGCTTCCGCCCCCGCGCGTACCAGCATGGTTTTTTCAAAATTGAGCCGCTCGGGATCGGCCTTCTGCATCCGCTGCCACCAGCTATCGAAATGGCGCGCCGATACCACCTCTTCACCGATACGCCCGTCGTAAAACGCGAACAGCGTTTCATCGTCCACCAAAATATCCCGGCGCCGGGATTTATGCTCCAGCTCCTCAACCTCATCGAGCAGCCGCCGGTTGGCGCGGAAAAAGGGATGACGGGTCTGCCAATCCCCTTCCACCAGCGCATGGCGAA from the Candidatus Sodalis pierantonius str. SOPE genome contains:
- the pntA gene encoding Re/Si-specific NAD(P)(+) transhydrogenase subunit alpha, whose protein sequence is MRISVPKERVANEARVAATPKTVEQLLKLGFSVAVENGAGTLASFEDAAFVAAGATLTNTSEVWQSDIILKVNAPTEDEIALLKSGTTLISFIWPVQNADLLTALRAKNVTVMAMDAVPRISRAQSLDALSSMANIAGYRAIVEAAHEFGRFFTGQITAAGKVPPAKVMVIGAGVAGLAAIGTAGSLGAVVRAFDTRPEVKEQVQSMGAEFLELEFKEDAGGSDGYAKVMSDAFIKAEMALFAAQAQDVDIIVTTALIPGKPAPRLITKEMVASMNPGSVIVDLAAQTGGNCELTVADQVTVTDNGVRIIGYTDLPSRLPTQSSQLYATNLINLLKLLCKEKNGDIVVDFDDVVIRGVTVIRDGELTWPAPPITVSAQPKPAQAAPAATPAAPPRPASPLRKYGLIAVAIVLFGALANAAPRDFLSHFTVFALACVVGYYVVWNVSHALHTPLMSVTNAISGIIVVGALLQIGDGGWVSFLSFIAVLIASINIFGGFTVTQRMLKMFRKN
- a CDS encoding IS5 family transposase, producing the protein MAKQKFKITNWPAYNNAFRQREDLTVWLDESAIAAWTESTPPEHRGRPLHYTDMAITTVLMIKRVFNLSLRALQGFVDAIFKLMGLSLRCPDYSLVSRRAKIVDISIKTPTRGEISHLVIDGTGLRIFGEGEWKVRQHGAERRRVWRKLHLAVDSATHEIICADLSLSGTIDAQALPGLINQTHRKIREASADSAYDTHYCHDALLRKKIKPLIPPRSGAQYWPARYHERNHAVANQHLSGNNDTWKKKVGYHRRSLAETAMFRFKTLLGGHLSLHDYDAQVGEAMAMVKALNRITLLGMPNSVRIM
- the ydgH gene encoding DUF1471 family protein YdgH, coding for MKLKKTLLISALMTLLTFSAQAAQELSPEKAASLQPFERINITGRFNAINDAAAAVSRRADQVGAAAFYVVNINDATNSGNWRVTADLYRQDAPPASTETQYRVFNGVKELPRTEANLLEPYDTISVNGFYRNQPEINDAISKAAKAKGANSYYIVRQINANQGGNQFATAFIYRADAPKRVVQSPDKIPANSEAGKTALAAGGAAAANVEIPGVASLESPSSKVGRFFETQSTRGTLYTVTLPDGTKIQEVNNITAAQMVPFDSISFTGHFNSSTDISTETARRAAKKGAKFYHITRQWQQNQSGSNLTISADLFK
- the asr gene encoding acid resistance repetitive basic protein Asr, with the protein product MKKIFALIVAATMGLSSAAFAADTTTAPAAGSSSTQTAPAKTMHHVKKHKKAKKTAPAQTAQAAKKPVKKHKKVAATQTAQAAKKHVKKHTKAAPKAAAATPAA